One genomic window of Bradyrhizobium sp. B124 includes the following:
- the carA gene encoding glutamine-hydrolyzing carbamoyl-phosphate synthase small subunit: MTTPENAPAWPDHKPTALLVLADGTVLEGFGLGAEGHAVGEVCFNTAMTGYEEILTDPSYAGQIITFTFPHIGNVGTNEEDIETVNMAATPGARGVILRSAITDPSNYRATKHLDQWLKARGIIGLSGIDTRALTALIRSKGMPNAVIAHARNGEFDLHGLKEEAREWPGLEGMDLVPMVTSGQRFTWDETPWEWGKGFGQQTAPEFNVVAIDYGIKRNILRLLAGVGAKVTVVPATTAAEDILAMKPDGVFLSNGPGDPAATGKYAVPVIQKVIASGTPTFGICLGHQMLGLAVGAKTMKMHQGHHGANHPVKDETTGKVEITSMNHGFAVDQATLPKGATQTHISLFDGSNCGIALEGKPVFSVQYHPEASPGPRDSHYLFQRFADLMRKKKSAA; this comes from the coding sequence ATGACAACCCCCGAAAACGCTCCCGCCTGGCCGGACCACAAACCGACCGCGCTCCTTGTGCTCGCCGATGGTACCGTGCTGGAAGGCTTCGGTCTCGGCGCGGAAGGCCACGCCGTCGGCGAGGTCTGCTTCAACACCGCGATGACCGGCTATGAGGAGATCCTCACCGATCCGTCCTATGCCGGGCAGATCATCACCTTCACCTTCCCGCATATCGGCAATGTCGGCACCAATGAGGAAGACATCGAGACGGTGAACATGGCCGCGACACCCGGCGCGCGCGGCGTGATCCTGCGCTCGGCGATCACGGATCCCTCGAACTACCGCGCCACCAAGCATCTCGATCAGTGGTTGAAGGCGCGCGGCATCATCGGCCTCTCCGGCATCGACACGAGGGCGCTGACCGCGCTGATCCGCTCCAAGGGCATGCCCAACGCCGTGATCGCGCACGCCAGGAACGGCGAGTTCGACCTGCACGGCCTGAAGGAAGAGGCCCGCGAATGGCCGGGCCTCGAGGGCATGGACCTGGTGCCGATGGTCACCTCCGGCCAGCGCTTCACCTGGGATGAGACCCCCTGGGAGTGGGGCAAGGGTTTTGGCCAGCAGACCGCGCCGGAGTTCAACGTGGTTGCGATCGACTACGGCATCAAGCGCAACATCCTGCGCCTGCTCGCCGGTGTCGGCGCCAAGGTGACCGTGGTGCCGGCGACGACGGCGGCCGAGGATATCCTGGCGATGAAGCCGGACGGCGTGTTCCTGTCGAACGGCCCCGGCGATCCCGCCGCGACCGGCAAATATGCCGTGCCGGTCATCCAGAAGGTGATCGCTTCGGGGACGCCGACCTTCGGCATCTGCCTCGGCCATCAGATGCTCGGCCTCGCCGTCGGCGCCAAGACCATGAAGATGCACCAGGGCCATCACGGCGCCAACCATCCGGTCAAGGACGAGACCACCGGCAAGGTCGAGATCACCTCGATGAACCACGGCTTCGCGGTGGACCAGGCGACGCTGCCCAAAGGCGCGACCCAGACCCATATCTCGCTGTTCGACGGCTCCAATTGCGGCATCGCGCTCGAGGGCAAGCCGGTGTTCTCGGTGCAGTACCACCCCGAGGCCTCGCCCGGCCCGCGCGACTCGCACTATCTGTTCCAGCGGTTTGCCGATTTGATGCGGAAGAAGAAGAGCGCTGCCTAG
- a CDS encoding alpha/beta hydrolase, which translates to MDNTMPILLVPGLICSPRIFAPVIPALWRCGPVTVANHVRDDNMGAIARRILAEAPPRFALAGHSMGGYIAFEIMRQAPERVAKLALMSTQARADTPEATARRRGMIERAKTGQYRSVVDELFPGLVHPSRQGDANLRRIVEDMSEDVGAEAFIRQQNAVLSRPDSRPSMAWIKCPTLVLTSDTDNTVPNLLSDEMANGIPGAKLVVLANCGHLPQLEQPQACADALVEWLRN; encoded by the coding sequence ATGGACAATACGATGCCGATCCTGCTCGTCCCGGGCCTCATCTGCTCACCGCGGATCTTTGCCCCGGTCATCCCGGCGCTGTGGCGGTGCGGGCCGGTCACGGTCGCCAACCATGTCAGGGACGACAATATGGGCGCGATCGCCCGCCGGATCCTGGCCGAGGCACCGCCGCGCTTTGCGCTCGCCGGGCATTCGATGGGCGGCTACATCGCCTTCGAGATCATGCGCCAGGCGCCCGAGCGGGTGGCGAAACTGGCGCTGATGAGCACCCAGGCGAGGGCTGACACGCCGGAAGCAACCGCACGCCGCCGCGGCATGATCGAGCGTGCCAAAACCGGTCAGTACCGGAGCGTGGTCGACGAGCTGTTTCCGGGCCTCGTGCATCCGTCGCGGCAGGGCGATGCAAACCTGCGCCGAATCGTCGAGGACATGAGCGAGGATGTCGGCGCGGAAGCCTTCATCCGCCAGCAGAACGCGGTGCTCAGCCGGCCGGATTCGCGGCCGAGCATGGCCTGGATCAAGTGCCCGACCCTGGTGCTGACGTCGGATACCGACAACACCGTTCCGAACTTATTGTCGGACGAGATGGCCAATGGCATTCCCGGGGCAAAGCTCGTGGTGCTCGCCAATTGCGGTCACCTGCCGCAGCTGGAACAGCCGCAGGCCTGCGCGGACGCGCTGGTTGAGTGGTTGCGGAACTAG
- a CDS encoding GatB/YqeY domain-containing protein has product MLRDDINTAVKEAMKAKDERKLSTLRMVNSTIKNADIDARGQGKPPLSDADLLSVLQKMIKQRQESVELYDKGGRAELAAQEREEIAVISAYLPKQMSDDDVKAAIAAVIAETNAAGIKDMGKVIGALKAKYAGQMDFGKASGLVKAALAG; this is encoded by the coding sequence ATGCTGCGCGACGATATCAACACTGCGGTCAAGGAAGCGATGAAGGCTAAGGATGAGCGCAAGCTCTCCACGCTGCGCATGGTCAATTCGACCATCAAGAACGCGGACATCGACGCGCGCGGGCAGGGCAAGCCGCCACTGTCCGATGCCGACCTTCTGAGCGTCCTGCAGAAGATGATCAAGCAGCGCCAGGAATCGGTCGAGCTCTACGACAAGGGCGGCCGCGCCGAGCTCGCCGCCCAGGAGCGCGAGGAGATCGCCGTGATCTCCGCCTACCTGCCGAAGCAGATGTCCGATGACGACGTGAAGGCCGCGATCGCGGCTGTTATCGCCGAGACCAATGCGGCCGGCATCAAGGACATGGGCAAGGTGATCGGGGCGCTGAAGGCGAAATACGCCGGCCAGATGGATTTCGGCAAGGCCAGCGGCCTGGTGAAGGCGGCGCTCGCGGGATAG